In the Leishmania mexicana MHOM/GT/2001/U1103 complete genome, chromosome 31 genome, one interval contains:
- a CDS encoding putative polypeptide deformylase-like protein, whose translation MRRCVPWRRLVCGGTGLLREGVDTGGVPSSGSPSFKEAVEGKLEKEAEALRRVACYPHRSMTRPVMPVPMSQILSPVFMSSLMDLNQLATDLHCLSFSAPKAHWDAAVILIKGNPDEKEYEVWVNPLVPGYDDRDAVAPMYGMWENCISCGTATAWVVRPQRITCSGYDEHGNHKVQVLDGMRARCLMHELDHLMGKTIFHQAVGPEFVVSSVAMAQRHLWPANFPSAEAYVTTPGQFFDYVHNATVIPPGMEWWYAQNAREEFGNEQIGQ comes from the coding sequence ATGCGTCGCTGTGTGCCCTGGCGTCGCCTCGTGTGCGGGGGCACCGGGCTCCTACGCGAGGGCGTCGACACGGGAGGTGTGCCGTCGTCCGGCTCGCCTAGCTTCAAAGAGGCCGTTGAGGGGAAGCTagagaaggaggcggaggcgctccGGCGGGTCGCATGCTATCCTCATCGCTCCATGACCAGACCAGTCATGCCCGTACCGATGTCACAGATCCTCTCCCCGGTTTTCATGTCGAGTCTCATGGACCTGAACCAGCTGGCGACAGACCTGCACTGCCTGTCGTTCAGTGCCCCCAAAGCGCACTGGGATGCGGCGGTGATTCTCATCAAGGGCAACCCAGACGAGAAGGAGTACGAAGTGTGGGTGAACCCGTTGGTGCCCGGCTACGACGATCGAGACGCGGTGGCACCCATGTACGGCATGTGGGAGAACTGCATCTCGTGcggcacggcgacggcgtgggTGGTACGCCCGCAGCGCATCACGTGCAGCGGGTACGATGAGCACGGTAACCACAAGGTGCAGGTGCTAGACGGCATGCGAGCACGCTGCCTGATGCACGAGCTGGACCACTTGATGGGCAAGACCATCTTTCATCAAGCAGTCGGGCCAGAATTTGTTGTGAGctcggtggcgatggcgcagcgaCATCTGTGGCCGGCCAACTTCCCGTCCGCGGAGGCGTACGTCACCACTCCTGGTCAGTTTTTCGATTACGTGCACAACGCGACAGTGATTCCGCCGGGCATGGAGTGGTGGTACGCGCAGAACGCCAGGGAAGAGTTTGGTAACGAGCAAATTGGACAGTGA